A genomic segment from Pollutimonas thiosulfatoxidans encodes:
- the ku gene encoding non-homologous end joining protein Ku, translating into MATTSKRALWKGAISFGLVHIPVALHSATTQQGLDFDWLDKRSMDPVGYKRINKATGKEIDKDNIVKGIEYEDGQYVVLSPEEIAAAYPKTTQTVEIEAFVSLKDIPFVYLERPYYMSPINKGAKVYALLREVLRKTNKVGIAKVVIQTKQHLAVLLPCGPALILNLLRWEDEIRSWDELNLPAEGTKSTGLTEKEMAMGEQLVKDMSGKWKPEIFTDSFKEQILQLVKEKVEAGETETVSEPETQEAETGSAKILDLTEMLRRSLNKDGGEQNDSASGKTVSKTTKTSKAADKSTTSKKTAVSKAASKKPAAKKAPAKKAAAKKTSAKSSRKAA; encoded by the coding sequence ATGGCCACTACCAGCAAGCGCGCCCTCTGGAAAGGCGCGATCTCGTTCGGATTGGTCCACATACCAGTCGCCCTGCACTCTGCCACCACCCAACAGGGTCTGGACTTCGACTGGCTGGACAAGCGCAGCATGGACCCCGTCGGCTACAAGCGCATCAATAAAGCGACCGGCAAAGAAATAGACAAAGACAACATCGTCAAAGGCATCGAATACGAAGACGGTCAGTACGTCGTGCTGTCGCCGGAAGAAATCGCCGCCGCCTACCCCAAGACAACACAGACCGTAGAAATCGAAGCCTTTGTATCCCTGAAGGACATTCCCTTCGTTTATCTGGAACGCCCCTATTACATGTCGCCCATCAACAAAGGCGCCAAAGTGTATGCCCTGTTGCGGGAGGTGCTGCGGAAAACCAATAAGGTCGGTATTGCGAAAGTCGTCATCCAGACCAAGCAGCATCTGGCCGTGCTGCTGCCCTGCGGACCTGCGCTGATACTGAACCTGTTGCGGTGGGAGGACGAAATCCGCTCGTGGGACGAACTTAACCTGCCGGCCGAAGGCACGAAGTCCACAGGATTGACGGAGAAGGAAATGGCCATGGGAGAACAACTGGTCAAAGACATGAGCGGCAAGTGGAAGCCGGAGATCTTTACCGATTCGTTCAAGGAGCAGATCCTGCAACTGGTGAAGGAAAAAGTGGAAGCGGGTGAAACCGAGACGGTCAGCGAGCCAGAAACGCAAGAGGCTGAAACCGGCAGCGCCAAGATACTGGACCTGACCGAAATGCTCCGGCGCAGCCTGAACAAGGACGGCGGCGAACAGAACGACAGCGCTTCGGGCAAAACGGTCAGCAAGACTACCAAAACCAGCAAGGCCGCCGACAAGAGCACAACAAGCAAGAAAACCGCTGTCAGTAAAGCCGCCAGCAAGAAACCAGCAGCCAAGAAAGCGCCCGCCAAAAAAGCAGCAGCCAAGAAGACCTCCGCCAAATCGAGCCGCAAGGCGGCTTGA
- the pqqB gene encoding pyrroloquinoline quinone biosynthesis protein PqqB — MQVLVLGSAAGGGYPQWNCNCPNCDGLRAGTIRAQARTQSSIAVSANGRDWVLVNASPDILFQLRATPALQPAPGRRNTPIAAVMLMDAQIDHVTGLLMLREGDPLRLYCTAAVWGDLNTGLPLGKVLSHYCGLNWNELPISSDAPEAIEVAGIDGIRFTPIPLSSKAPPYSPHRNAAEPGDNIGLLIENTATGKRLFYAPGLGKPEPHVVHAMKQADCVLVDGSFWSDDEMIRLGLANKTALSMGHLPQSGPDGMIALLETLGERRKVLIHINNSNPILNEDSDEATELARHGIETAYDGMEIVL, encoded by the coding sequence ATGCAAGTGTTAGTTTTGGGTTCAGCGGCTGGCGGGGGCTATCCGCAATGGAATTGCAACTGCCCCAATTGCGACGGCTTGCGGGCAGGCACCATACGCGCGCAAGCGCGTACCCAGTCATCCATCGCCGTGTCGGCTAATGGCCGCGACTGGGTCCTGGTAAACGCTTCGCCGGACATCCTGTTTCAGCTCCGGGCAACGCCCGCGCTGCAACCCGCGCCGGGCAGGCGAAACACGCCGATAGCCGCCGTCATGTTGATGGACGCCCAGATTGACCACGTGACCGGCTTGCTGATGCTGCGTGAGGGCGACCCCCTGAGGCTGTATTGCACTGCTGCCGTATGGGGCGACTTGAATACCGGGCTGCCCCTGGGGAAGGTCCTTTCCCACTATTGCGGCCTGAACTGGAACGAACTGCCGATTTCCTCCGATGCGCCAGAGGCGATCGAGGTTGCGGGGATAGACGGAATACGCTTTACCCCTATACCGTTATCCAGCAAGGCGCCGCCTTATTCGCCGCACAGAAACGCAGCAGAGCCAGGCGACAACATCGGCTTGCTGATCGAGAACACGGCAACCGGCAAACGGCTGTTCTATGCCCCAGGGTTGGGCAAGCCCGAGCCGCATGTCGTGCATGCCATGAAGCAGGCCGACTGCGTCCTGGTCGATGGCTCTTTCTGGTCGGACGACGAAATGATACGGCTGGGCTTGGCGAACAAGACAGCGCTAAGCATGGGCCATCTGCCTCAGTCGGGCCCGGACGGAATGATAGCCTTGCTTGAAACCCTGGGCGAGCGCCGCAAGGTGCTTATCCACATCAACAACAGCAATCCCATACTGAATGAAGACTCGGACGAAGCTACCGAGCTTGCCCGGCATGGCATCGAGACCGCCTACGACGGCATGGAGATCGTACTTTGA
- a CDS encoding thiamine pyrophosphate-requiring protein, producing the protein MQTVSDFILQRLSAWGITRVFGYPGDGINGLIGAFGRTQEDLEFVQARHEETAAFMACAHAKFTGQVGVCLATSGPGAIHLLNGLYDAKMDHQPVVAIVGQQARSALGGDYQQEVDLLNLFKDVAKDFVHMASSPVQVRHLVDRAMRIAMERRSVTCIILPNDVQDLPAVPTPARAHGTVHTGIGYTAHAHVPQAAGLQNAAEVLNSGDRVAILVGAGALHATEEIMQVAELLGAGVAKALLGKAAISDHLPYVTGSIGLLGTQPSWDLMQHCDRLLLVGTSFPYSEFLPEEGQARAVQIDLDGRNLSLRYPVESGLVGDSKATLQALIPLLKRQENRVWRQRVERNVAKWWTTMQARAMVDGKPLNPQRVFWELSSRLPERSIIACDSGSAANWYARDVKLRDGMMGSVSGGLASMGCGVPYAVAAKLAYPDRPVIALVGDGAMQMNGINELITIAGRWKNWSTPTLIVMVLNNGDLNQVTWEQRAMGGDPRFTGSQLLPPCPYAEFARLLGLDGMRVDDPANIGDAWDRALSADRPIVLEMVTDPEIPPIPPHIEAKQAQAYAQALLKENESGSAALRATIKQWWA; encoded by the coding sequence ATGCAGACTGTTTCCGACTTCATCCTGCAACGTCTTTCTGCCTGGGGCATCACACGTGTTTTCGGTTATCCCGGCGACGGGATCAACGGCTTGATTGGTGCCTTCGGCCGCACGCAGGAAGATCTGGAATTCGTCCAGGCACGTCATGAAGAGACTGCCGCCTTCATGGCCTGCGCGCACGCCAAATTCACCGGCCAGGTTGGCGTATGCCTGGCTACGTCCGGCCCCGGCGCCATCCATCTGCTTAACGGCCTGTACGACGCCAAGATGGATCATCAGCCCGTGGTGGCCATAGTCGGCCAACAGGCCCGGTCGGCCTTGGGCGGCGACTACCAGCAAGAGGTGGACTTACTCAATCTTTTCAAGGATGTGGCGAAAGACTTTGTCCATATGGCGTCCAGTCCCGTGCAGGTCAGGCACTTGGTGGACCGTGCGATGCGGATAGCGATGGAAAGACGCAGCGTTACCTGCATCATCTTGCCGAACGATGTGCAGGATCTACCTGCTGTGCCTACCCCTGCGCGTGCGCACGGCACAGTACACACCGGCATAGGCTATACCGCCCATGCGCATGTGCCCCAAGCCGCCGGTCTGCAGAACGCCGCCGAAGTCCTGAACAGCGGCGACCGGGTGGCCATACTGGTAGGGGCTGGCGCCTTGCATGCCACCGAGGAAATAATGCAGGTAGCGGAGTTGCTCGGTGCCGGGGTGGCCAAGGCCTTGCTGGGCAAGGCCGCGATTTCAGACCATTTACCTTATGTAACGGGCTCGATCGGCTTGCTGGGCACACAGCCCAGTTGGGACTTGATGCAGCACTGCGACCGCCTGCTATTGGTGGGGACGTCTTTCCCTTATTCGGAGTTTCTGCCCGAAGAGGGCCAGGCGCGAGCCGTGCAGATCGACCTGGACGGGCGCAATCTCAGCCTGCGTTATCCGGTGGAATCGGGACTGGTCGGGGACAGCAAGGCAACGCTGCAGGCGCTCATCCCTCTGCTGAAACGCCAGGAAAACCGGGTATGGCGCCAGCGCGTGGAGCGCAACGTGGCCAAGTGGTGGACAACAATGCAGGCACGCGCCATGGTGGATGGCAAGCCCCTGAACCCCCAACGGGTGTTCTGGGAGCTGTCATCGCGACTGCCCGAGCGCAGCATCATCGCCTGCGACTCTGGCTCGGCCGCCAACTGGTATGCGCGCGATGTAAAGCTGCGAGACGGCATGATGGGGTCCGTGTCTGGCGGCCTGGCTTCCATGGGTTGCGGGGTGCCCTATGCCGTGGCTGCCAAGCTGGCCTATCCCGACCGACCTGTGATCGCCCTGGTGGGCGACGGCGCCATGCAAATGAACGGCATTAACGAACTGATCACCATTGCCGGTCGCTGGAAGAACTGGTCGACGCCTACCTTGATCGTCATGGTGCTGAACAACGGCGACCTTAACCAGGTGACGTGGGAGCAGCGGGCGATGGGCGGCGACCCGAGGTTTACGGGCTCGCAGCTCCTGCCGCCCTGCCCCTACGCAGAGTTTGCGCGCTTGCTGGGCCTGGATGGAATGCGGGTCGACGACCCGGCCAACATCGGTGATGCCTGGGACCGGGCGCTGTCTGCCGATCGACCGATCGTGCTGGAGATGGTCACTGACCCGGAAATCCCGCCGATTCCTCCTCACATCGAGGCCAAGCAGGCCCAAGCCTACGCCCAGGCTTTATTGAAAGAAAATGAGTCCGGATCCGCAGCGCTACGGGCCACCATCAAGCAGTGGTGGGCGTGA
- a CDS encoding SDR family oxidoreductase, with protein MKISLRPLDKQVIVITGASSGIGLATAREAARRGARLVLASRNRKALDALVDELESRGSRAVAVTADVGVQEDHQKIMDTAKTAFGGFDTWVNNAGVSIFGKLEDVAIEDQRQLFETNFWGVVYGSLTAVAHMRDTGGALINVGSEVSDRAIPLQGAYSASKHAVKGYTDSLRMELEAEGVPISVTLIKPASVNSRFVEHAKNYMDVEPQLPPPVYSPRAVAEAILYAAEHPIRDVFVGSASKLISALGQKLPAVSDRLFGRTMMQAQRSTRAAQSSRDALWDAGDGDVEHGNSPYRVHRRSLYTDMNTRWRALTWTAAGIATAVAVVHCLPKTKGRD; from the coding sequence TTGAAAATCTCACTACGACCACTGGATAAACAGGTCATCGTCATTACTGGCGCCAGCAGCGGCATCGGCTTGGCCACAGCACGCGAGGCCGCCCGCCGTGGCGCGCGCCTGGTGCTTGCAAGCCGCAACCGCAAGGCCCTCGATGCGCTCGTCGACGAGCTGGAGTCCCGCGGCAGCCGGGCCGTAGCCGTTACCGCAGACGTGGGGGTGCAGGAAGATCATCAGAAAATTATGGATACCGCCAAGACCGCTTTCGGCGGCTTCGACACCTGGGTGAATAATGCCGGTGTCTCCATATTCGGCAAACTGGAGGATGTGGCCATCGAAGACCAGCGACAGCTGTTCGAGACCAACTTCTGGGGAGTCGTGTATGGGTCGCTGACGGCCGTGGCCCATATGCGAGACACTGGTGGCGCACTGATCAATGTGGGCAGCGAGGTATCCGACCGGGCCATTCCGCTGCAGGGTGCGTACTCGGCCTCGAAACACGCCGTAAAGGGTTATACCGACTCGCTGCGCATGGAACTCGAAGCGGAAGGGGTGCCGATCTCGGTTACCTTGATCAAGCCCGCTTCGGTCAACAGTCGCTTTGTCGAGCATGCCAAGAACTACATGGACGTCGAACCGCAACTGCCTCCGCCGGTATACAGCCCGCGCGCAGTGGCCGAAGCGATACTTTATGCGGCAGAGCATCCCATACGTGACGTCTTCGTAGGTAGCGCATCGAAGTTGATTTCCGCACTGGGTCAAAAGTTGCCGGCCGTCTCGGACCGCCTGTTCGGGCGAACCATGATGCAGGCTCAGCGCAGCACGCGCGCCGCCCAATCCAGCCGCGATGCACTGTGGGACGCCGGCGACGGAGACGTCGAACACGGCAACAGCCCCTATCGGGTGCACCGCCGCAGCCTGTACACAGACATGAACACGCGCTGGCGTGCACTAACATGGACCGCTGCGGGGATTGCGACCGCCGTTGCCGTAGTGCACTGCCTGCCCAAGACCAAAGGACGGGACTAG
- the pqqC gene encoding pyrroloquinoline-quinone synthase PqqC — translation MNDAHTSLPTEQPWTREEFEAQLRAKGSGYHIHHPFHVKMNQGQLRPDQIRTWVANRFYYQIRIPQKDAAVMANCPDREIRRRWIHRMLDHDGYGENEGGIEAWAELGVAVGIPREDLWSLKQLAPGVRFAVDAYVNFARQAPWQEAVCSSLTEMFAPRIHKDRLANWPQHYPWIEAEGFNYFRSRISLAERDVEHGLQVTLDHFTTKAAQLRALEILQFKLDVLWSMLDAIEKANP, via the coding sequence TTGAACGACGCACACACTTCGCTGCCTACAGAGCAGCCATGGACACGCGAGGAGTTTGAAGCGCAGTTGCGCGCCAAGGGTAGCGGCTACCATATCCACCACCCTTTCCACGTGAAGATGAACCAGGGACAGTTGCGCCCTGACCAGATCCGTACCTGGGTGGCCAACCGTTTCTACTACCAAATTCGCATCCCGCAAAAGGATGCGGCCGTCATGGCCAACTGCCCTGATCGGGAAATACGCCGTCGTTGGATACACCGCATGCTGGATCACGACGGCTACGGCGAAAATGAAGGCGGCATCGAAGCATGGGCAGAGCTGGGGGTGGCAGTCGGGATTCCGCGCGAGGACCTGTGGTCTTTGAAGCAACTTGCCCCGGGCGTGCGCTTTGCGGTGGATGCCTACGTGAACTTTGCCAGGCAGGCGCCATGGCAAGAGGCGGTATGCTCGTCCTTGACCGAAATGTTCGCTCCGCGCATCCATAAGGATCGCCTGGCGAACTGGCCACAGCACTATCCCTGGATAGAGGCTGAAGGCTTCAATTACTTCCGTAGCCGGATCTCGCTTGCCGAGCGCGATGTGGAGCACGGACTGCAGGTGACGCTGGATCACTTCACGACCAAGGCCGCCCAGTTACGTGCCTTGGAGATATTGCAGTTCAAACTGGACGTGTTGTGGTCCATGCTGGACGCTATCGAAAAGGCCAACCCATGA
- the ligD gene encoding DNA ligase D, which yields MTKADPLKRYKSKRNFSVTSEPAEGGQANESAPAFVVQKHWASRLHYDFRLELDGTMKSWAVPKGPSYDPADKRMAVHVEDHPLSYNSFEGEIPPKQYGAGKVIIWDKGSWLPLGEARKDYEAGKLKFELRGHKLRGRWTLVRMKGKSEKQDPWLLIKEKDEFVRPSVEFSVVDEMPDSVAGLAEPEPAGDKPVARPSIESAGIKAALPATLKPQLATLVDEPPAHPEDWLYEIKFDGYRLLARIDAKSIQLFTRNGNDWTSRLPHLAKELKRRKLPAGWYDGEIVMLNDNGMPSFQALQGAFDTARTSRIVYYLFDMPYCKGRDLRSLPLIDRRDMLESLLEDASDGTVRFSATFDVAARDIVASACKLGLEGVIGKRKTSHYRSSRSSDWIKLKCSLRQEFVIGGYTDPQGSREGIGSLLLGVHDDKGKLRYAGNVGTGFNARSLKDIRTKLDALHSDTRPFETSTGMDGRAHWVKPELLAEVSFGQWTNTGRIRHSVFHGLRSDKPATAIIRETSMPTATNGKARRAKATQSPPLPEPSPLGGVKVTNPERIIDKSTGLRKIDLLRYYALVGDLMLPHLKGRPVSLVRAPEGVDGQMFFQKHMDKPTITGVRLLSPELDPDHEPLMEVAAAQGLVSAAQMNVMEFHTWNGVKTLIGKPDRMTFDLDPGKGVEWPAMQEAAMVVRAFLEELELPSFAKTSGGKGLHVVVPLKRRHDWDTVKDFSQAIVQHLAKTFPRRFSAKSGPRNRVGKIFIDYLRNGFGATTVCAWSARARPGMGVSVPVTWDEIPQLKSSAQWHVRNIHERLDVGNAPWESYEDEARTLTRAMRILGFNSSS from the coding sequence ATGACCAAAGCCGATCCGCTGAAGCGCTATAAGTCCAAACGGAACTTCAGCGTTACTTCCGAACCCGCCGAGGGCGGTCAGGCGAACGAGTCCGCCCCCGCTTTTGTCGTACAGAAACACTGGGCCAGCCGCCTGCACTACGACTTCCGGCTGGAGCTGGATGGCACCATGAAGAGCTGGGCGGTGCCCAAGGGGCCTAGCTACGACCCCGCCGACAAACGCATGGCGGTACATGTAGAGGACCACCCCCTCTCGTACAACAGCTTCGAAGGCGAGATACCGCCCAAACAATATGGTGCCGGAAAAGTCATTATCTGGGACAAGGGCAGCTGGTTGCCGCTGGGCGAAGCACGCAAGGACTATGAAGCAGGCAAACTTAAGTTTGAACTGCGCGGCCACAAACTAAGGGGCCGGTGGACGCTGGTACGCATGAAGGGTAAGTCGGAAAAGCAGGATCCCTGGCTGCTGATCAAAGAAAAGGATGAATTTGTCAGGCCGTCAGTCGAATTCAGCGTCGTGGACGAAATGCCTGACAGCGTGGCGGGCCTGGCGGAGCCAGAGCCGGCAGGCGATAAGCCAGTGGCCAGGCCATCTATCGAGAGCGCGGGCATCAAGGCCGCATTGCCGGCGACGCTTAAACCTCAGTTGGCCACCCTGGTCGACGAGCCACCGGCCCATCCCGAAGATTGGCTTTATGAGATTAAGTTCGACGGCTATCGGCTGCTGGCGCGCATAGACGCCAAGTCCATACAGTTGTTCACCCGCAACGGCAATGACTGGACCTCGCGCCTGCCGCATCTGGCCAAAGAACTGAAGCGGCGAAAGCTGCCCGCCGGCTGGTATGACGGAGAGATCGTCATGTTGAACGACAACGGCATGCCCAGCTTTCAAGCGCTGCAAGGCGCCTTCGACACCGCCAGAACCAGTCGCATCGTTTACTACTTGTTCGACATGCCTTACTGCAAGGGCCGCGACCTACGTAGCCTTCCCTTGATCGACAGACGCGACATGCTGGAGTCATTGCTCGAAGACGCCAGCGACGGCACGGTGAGATTCAGCGCTACTTTCGATGTCGCGGCCCGCGACATTGTGGCTTCGGCCTGCAAGCTGGGCCTGGAAGGCGTCATTGGCAAACGCAAGACATCGCACTATCGATCCAGCCGGTCCAGCGATTGGATCAAGCTTAAGTGCAGCCTGCGGCAAGAGTTCGTGATCGGCGGATACACCGACCCGCAAGGATCGCGCGAGGGCATAGGGTCGCTGCTGCTGGGCGTGCATGACGACAAGGGCAAGCTGCGCTACGCCGGCAATGTCGGCACCGGCTTCAATGCGCGCTCGCTGAAAGATATTCGAACGAAACTGGACGCGCTGCATTCCGACACGCGTCCATTCGAAACCTCCACCGGCATGGACGGGCGGGCGCACTGGGTGAAGCCCGAGTTGCTGGCCGAGGTCTCGTTTGGCCAGTGGACCAATACCGGCCGCATACGGCACTCTGTTTTTCATGGCCTGCGCAGCGACAAGCCGGCCACCGCCATCATCCGGGAGACCAGTATGCCGACCGCTACCAACGGTAAAGCCCGCCGCGCTAAAGCCACGCAAAGCCCCCCACTGCCCGAACCCTCGCCGCTGGGCGGCGTGAAGGTCACCAATCCCGAACGCATCATCGACAAATCAACGGGGCTGCGCAAAATAGACCTGCTGCGTTATTACGCGCTGGTGGGCGATCTGATGCTGCCCCATTTGAAGGGTCGCCCGGTATCGCTCGTGCGCGCCCCCGAAGGGGTGGATGGGCAGATGTTCTTTCAGAAGCATATGGACAAACCCACGATCACCGGCGTGCGCTTGCTGTCGCCCGAGCTCGATCCGGACCATGAGCCGCTGATGGAAGTGGCTGCAGCACAGGGACTGGTTTCTGCGGCTCAAATGAACGTCATGGAATTCCATACCTGGAATGGCGTGAAGACACTGATAGGCAAGCCGGATCGCATGACCTTCGACCTGGATCCCGGCAAGGGCGTCGAATGGCCCGCCATGCAAGAGGCCGCCATGGTAGTGCGGGCCTTCCTCGAAGAACTGGAGTTGCCTTCATTCGCCAAAACCAGTGGCGGCAAGGGTCTGCATGTGGTCGTTCCGCTGAAGCGCCGCCACGACTGGGATACCGTCAAGGATTTCTCGCAGGCCATCGTGCAGCATCTGGCCAAAACCTTTCCCAGGCGCTTCTCGGCCAAGAGCGGTCCGCGTAACCGAGTCGGGAAAATTTTCATCGACTATCTGCGCAACGGCTTTGGCGCGACCACGGTTTGCGCCTGGTCCGCTCGGGCGCGTCCCGGCATGGGTGTGTCGGTACCCGTCACCTGGGACGAGATCCCCCAATTGAAGAGTTCTGCGCAATGGCATGTGAGGAATATTCACGAGCGCCTGGACGTCGGCAACGCGCCATGGGAGTCGTACGAAGACGAAGCCCGAACCCTGACGCGCGCCATGAGGATCCTGGGATTCAACTCGTCGTCTTGA
- the pqqD gene encoding pyrroloquinoline quinone biosynthesis peptide chaperone PqqD → MNAQASADSLPARPRLSKLYRLQWEEVQDSYVLLYPEGMVKLNTSAAEILKRCDGERDIDAIVTDLETAFSATELRADVEDFLRAALERGWIS, encoded by the coding sequence ATGAATGCACAAGCCTCTGCTGACAGCCTGCCGGCGCGGCCCCGCCTGTCGAAGCTATACCGCCTGCAATGGGAAGAAGTGCAAGACAGCTATGTACTGCTGTACCCCGAGGGCATGGTCAAGCTGAACACCAGTGCCGCCGAAATTCTTAAGCGCTGTGATGGCGAACGCGACATCGACGCCATCGTGACCGATCTGGAAACTGCGTTCTCGGCAACCGAACTGCGGGCAGATGTCGAAGACTTCCTGCGGGCGGCGCTGGAGCGCGGCTGGATCTCTTAG
- the pqqA gene encoding pyrroloquinoline quinone precursor peptide PqqA codes for MQWTKPEFIDLRFGFEITMYIANR; via the coding sequence ATGCAATGGACCAAGCCAGAATTTATCGACTTACGCTTTGGCTTCGAAATTACCATGTACATCGCCAACCGATAA
- the pqqE gene encoding pyrroloquinoline quinone biosynthesis protein PqqE, with amino-acid sequence MAAITPPLWLLAELTYQCPLHCVFCYNPVDYAANRQELSTEQWMDVMQQARKLGAAQLGFSGGEPLQRKDLEALIAEGHRLGYYTNLITSGVGLTEERLVHMKEAGLDHIQLSFQDSTREMNDFLSSTKTFDLKMRVAKMIKRLDYPMVLNVVLHRHNLDHVGRIIEMAAEMQVEFLELANTQYYGWGLLNRAQLLPTREQLQRAEETVNAYRQQFGHAMRILFVVPDYFEDRPKACMNGWGSVFLGIAPDGTALPCHAARTLPGIEFPNVTEQSLHDIWHHSDAFSRYRGDDWMAEPCRSCPEKHKDFGGCRCQAYALTGDATNADPVCGKSPHHDVVQKIVQQAQRPRVRADIKQELVYRSDANSRALRASVDISSTASD; translated from the coding sequence ATGGCTGCCATCACTCCCCCCCTATGGCTCTTGGCAGAGCTTACCTACCAATGCCCCTTGCATTGCGTGTTTTGCTACAACCCCGTGGACTACGCGGCAAACCGGCAAGAGCTGTCTACGGAGCAATGGATGGACGTCATGCAACAGGCGCGCAAGCTGGGCGCCGCGCAACTGGGGTTTTCAGGTGGCGAACCGCTACAACGCAAGGATCTTGAAGCGCTGATTGCCGAAGGGCACCGGCTGGGCTATTACACCAACCTGATCACCTCGGGCGTCGGTCTGACGGAAGAGCGACTTGTCCACATGAAAGAAGCTGGGCTGGATCATATACAGCTATCGTTTCAGGACTCCACCCGAGAGATGAACGATTTCCTGTCCAGCACCAAGACCTTTGACCTGAAGATGCGCGTCGCCAAAATGATCAAGCGCCTTGATTACCCCATGGTGCTGAATGTAGTGCTGCATCGGCACAACCTGGATCACGTCGGCCGCATCATAGAAATGGCCGCCGAGATGCAAGTGGAGTTCCTGGAACTCGCCAACACCCAGTATTATGGCTGGGGGCTGCTTAATCGTGCGCAATTGCTGCCCACGCGCGAGCAGCTGCAACGCGCAGAGGAAACCGTCAATGCTTATCGCCAGCAGTTTGGCCACGCCATGCGCATTCTTTTTGTGGTGCCCGACTACTTTGAAGACAGACCCAAGGCCTGCATGAATGGTTGGGGCTCGGTGTTCCTGGGCATCGCCCCGGATGGCACCGCCCTACCCTGCCACGCCGCGCGCACGCTGCCGGGGATTGAATTTCCCAATGTCACCGAGCAATCATTGCATGACATCTGGCATCACAGCGATGCCTTCAGCCGTTATCGTGGTGATGACTGGATGGCCGAGCCCTGCCGTAGCTGCCCGGAAAAGCATAAGGATTTTGGAGGTTGCCGGTGCCAGGCTTACGCGCTGACTGGTGACGCGACCAATGCGGACCCGGTGTGCGGCAAGTCGCCCCACCACGACGTGGTGCAAAAAATTGTGCAGCAAGCCCAGAGACCCCGGGTACGGGCAGACATTAAACAAGAGCTGGTGTACCGAAGTGACGCGAACTCCCGCGCCCTGCGTGCCAGCGTCGATATAAGCTCCACAGCAAGCGACTAG
- a CDS encoding CaiB/BaiF CoA transferase family protein, translating to MTDTRGHSGPLAGVRVLELAQIMAGPTCGMMLADMGADVVKVEKLPGGDDSRSYSEPRVNGVSAPFMILNRNKRGMALNLKLPQGRDILLRMVRDADVLTENYRRGTLEKLGLGYDVLSKVNPGLIYCAVSGYGRDGPYGDKAGFDLIAQGFSGLMSITGEPGRPPVKTGNSIADINAGILAAAGILAAYIHKLKTGEGQMVDTSLMEAAIQQTYWHAASYFATGKSGGPTGSAHLLTAPYQAFRTRDSWINIGGANQANWERIADVLGHPEWLEDARFLTNTERMANLEALVALMDAVLREQDTAYWIEAFDAAGVPAGPIHTIGQALSHPQTLARDMVVDLDHPQAGPTKALGSPIHFSRTPTQVLRPAPVLGQHTRELLREVGYADADIDVFVAEGAVA from the coding sequence ATGACTGATACACGGGGACACAGCGGGCCGCTGGCTGGGGTGCGGGTACTGGAGCTGGCCCAGATCATGGCCGGACCTACTTGCGGAATGATGCTGGCCGATATGGGTGCCGACGTTGTCAAGGTCGAGAAGCTCCCTGGCGGCGACGACTCACGTTCTTATAGCGAGCCGCGGGTCAACGGGGTGTCTGCGCCCTTCATGATTTTGAACCGCAACAAGCGGGGTATGGCGCTGAACCTCAAGCTGCCTCAAGGTCGGGACATCCTGTTACGCATGGTGCGTGATGCCGACGTGCTGACCGAGAACTATCGGCGCGGGACGCTTGAAAAGCTAGGGCTGGGCTACGATGTTTTGTCCAAGGTGAACCCCGGCCTCATCTATTGCGCGGTATCGGGCTATGGGCGCGACGGTCCCTATGGCGACAAAGCAGGTTTTGACCTCATCGCCCAGGGTTTCTCTGGCCTCATGTCGATTACCGGAGAACCGGGACGTCCTCCGGTGAAGACGGGTAACTCGATCGCCGACATTAATGCCGGAATCCTCGCGGCGGCGGGCATTCTGGCTGCCTATATCCATAAGCTCAAGACAGGGGAGGGTCAGATGGTTGACACCTCGTTGATGGAGGCTGCGATTCAACAGACCTACTGGCATGCGGCCTCTTACTTTGCCACCGGCAAGTCCGGGGGGCCTACGGGCTCGGCCCATTTGCTGACGGCCCCCTATCAGGCATTCCGCACGCGTGACAGCTGGATCAACATTGGGGGTGCAAATCAGGCAAACTGGGAACGCATCGCCGACGTCCTGGGCCATCCCGAATGGCTGGAGGACGCCCGCTTTCTCACCAATACTGAACGGATGGCCAATCTGGAGGCGCTTGTTGCGCTGATGGACGCGGTTCTACGAGAACAAGATACTGCGTACTGGATTGAGGCATTTGACGCAGCGGGTGTACCGGCGGGGCCGATACACACTATCGGTCAGGCACTCTCACACCCCCAGACGCTGGCGCGCGACATGGTGGTCGACCTCGATCACCCGCAGGCGGGGCCGACCAAGGCTCTGGGAAGTCCGATTCATTTCTCCAGGACACCGACTCAGGTGCTTCGACCTGCACCCGTCTTGGGGCAACATACCCGTGAGCTGCTGCGCGAGGTAGGCTATGCCGATGCTGACATCGATGTCTTTGTTGCTGAGGGCGCGGTAGCGTAA